From the genome of Marinobacter antarcticus, one region includes:
- the soxZ gene encoding thiosulfate oxidation carrier complex protein SoxZ → MASSIRVRAVQNGGVTSLKALVRHPMDSGFVKDSAGNVIPAHFIQVLTINHNDKDVFVAHWGPAVSKDPFLECRFEGAKKGDKLTISWVDNKGESDSTTATIG, encoded by the coding sequence ATGGCTTCCAGTATCAGAGTTCGCGCAGTACAAAACGGCGGAGTAACGTCGCTCAAGGCCTTGGTTCGGCATCCAATGGATTCGGGGTTCGTTAAGGACTCCGCCGGAAATGTGATTCCCGCTCATTTCATCCAGGTGTTGACCATTAACCACAACGATAAAGACGTGTTTGTTGCCCACTGGGGACCGGCTGTTTCGAAGGATCCATTTCTTGAGTGCCGGTTCGAGGGTGCCAAGAAAGGAGACAAACTCACAATCAGCTGGGTGGATAATAAAGGTGAGAGTGATTCAACCACAGCGACGATAGGCTAA
- the soxC gene encoding sulfite dehydrogenase yields the protein MFGKLRRLTQDVSRIALEESERLPSNERRRFLRNGLFTAGGAMVGGALAGLSPRLGATETQYPPEIPSWTRTLGPGVVTDPYGVPSPFEKDVIRRNVPWLTAEKTSSISFSPLQHLKGIITPNGLFFERHHAGRPEVDPQQHRLMIHGLVERPIILTMEDLQRFPSVSQINFIECPANGGMEWRGAQLNSLQFLHGMVSCAEWTGVRLSTLLQDVGMKPEGKWLLAEGADGAAMTRSIPMEKALDDVIVAYAQNGEALRREQGYPIRLVVPGWEGNTHVKWLRRLEVGDKPWMQREETSKYTDLMSDGTAHGFTWVMEAKSVITSPCPEMPLRGSGIYQIEGIAWSGRGKVKAVDVSVDGGRNWKQAQLREPVMSKSLTRFSLEWKWDGNPALLQSRVIDETGYVQPTLTQLKEVRGTNSIYHKNAIQTWQVKPDGSVNNVQV from the coding sequence ATGTTCGGCAAGCTCCGCCGGCTTACTCAGGACGTTTCCCGAATCGCTCTTGAAGAGTCAGAACGTTTACCCTCGAATGAACGCCGGCGTTTCCTGAGAAATGGCCTGTTCACTGCGGGTGGTGCCATGGTTGGAGGAGCCTTGGCGGGTCTTTCTCCGCGACTCGGTGCCACAGAAACTCAATATCCGCCAGAGATTCCATCCTGGACCCGTACCCTCGGGCCCGGAGTTGTTACGGACCCTTACGGTGTTCCTTCTCCCTTCGAGAAAGACGTGATCAGACGGAACGTTCCCTGGCTTACCGCTGAGAAGACGTCTTCGATCAGCTTTTCGCCGCTTCAACACCTGAAAGGCATTATCACGCCGAACGGTTTGTTCTTCGAACGCCACCATGCGGGGCGTCCGGAAGTGGATCCCCAACAGCATCGCTTGATGATTCACGGTCTCGTCGAGCGGCCAATCATTCTCACCATGGAAGACCTGCAGCGATTTCCAAGCGTCTCGCAGATCAACTTTATTGAATGCCCCGCAAACGGAGGGATGGAATGGCGCGGTGCGCAGTTGAATTCTCTTCAATTTCTCCATGGCATGGTGAGCTGTGCGGAATGGACGGGCGTCCGGCTTTCGACCCTGTTGCAGGACGTGGGCATGAAGCCGGAAGGCAAATGGCTGCTGGCTGAGGGCGCCGATGGGGCAGCGATGACACGTAGCATTCCGATGGAAAAAGCCCTGGACGATGTGATTGTGGCCTATGCCCAGAATGGCGAGGCACTGAGACGGGAACAGGGCTATCCGATACGACTTGTGGTACCAGGCTGGGAAGGCAACACCCATGTGAAGTGGTTGCGCCGTCTGGAAGTCGGCGACAAGCCATGGATGCAACGGGAAGAAACCTCCAAGTATACCGACCTCATGTCGGATGGCACGGCGCATGGGTTCACCTGGGTCATGGAAGCCAAGTCGGTTATTACCTCTCCTTGCCCGGAAATGCCTCTGCGTGGCAGTGGTATTTACCAGATCGAAGGCATCGCCTGGAGTGGGCGCGGCAAGGTAAAGGCAGTGGATGTTTCAGTAGATGGCGGGCGCAACTGGAAACAGGCGCAGTTGCGAGAGCCGGTGATGTCGAAATCACTGACACGATTCTCCCTTGAGTGGAAATGGGACGGCAATCCCGCCTTGCTGCAGTCCCGGGTAATCGATGAAACCGGTTATGTGCAGCCCACACTGACGCAGCTCAAAGAAGTTCGCGGCACCAATTCTATTTACCACAAGAATGCGATCCAGACCTGGCAGGTGAAGCCGGATGGGAGTGTGAACAATGTTCAGGTTTGA
- a CDS encoding OmpA family protein, protein MSRRGWVNSGLVVVLILAGGLGLYGYRSLQSDITQLTDARSTAESNAEDLRSQLQQNEEALTTARARLEHRTSSADKLESELNRLRQTVAGTKADLQTAQQQVEKLKAQLETALAALAEREGQVAEQGSQLKQSRDQIAAHKAQLAAASKHVENLSQLRDALTSDLNAVLAKQGGAQNQIDDLTTQLTQATGQRQSVAEQYQQAREQLALQQARSESAAETINELEARMAQEKAATDNLQSRLQSLSHEKENLVSRLEDGTTVIKLPESIMFNSGSARIGKAGRHTLTLLAEALKSFPDHLISIQGHSDSRSIAPALQSLYPTNWELSASRAASAVRVLREAGIDPSRMQAVGFADTRPLVEEIDAGSRRKNRRIEVLLYPSQFKIKAYQPGGREPAR, encoded by the coding sequence ATGTCGCGCCGAGGTTGGGTAAACAGTGGACTGGTAGTGGTACTGATTCTGGCAGGCGGGCTGGGACTATACGGCTACCGATCCCTGCAGTCGGATATAACGCAGCTGACCGATGCACGCTCGACCGCTGAATCCAATGCGGAAGATTTGCGTAGCCAACTGCAACAAAACGAGGAGGCGCTGACGACGGCTCGGGCGCGGCTCGAACATCGCACCAGCAGTGCGGATAAACTGGAATCCGAACTCAACCGCCTGCGTCAGACGGTGGCAGGGACCAAGGCCGACTTGCAGACTGCGCAACAGCAGGTTGAGAAGCTCAAGGCCCAGTTGGAAACAGCCCTTGCGGCGTTGGCCGAACGGGAGGGGCAGGTCGCCGAGCAGGGTAGTCAGCTCAAACAGAGCCGGGATCAGATCGCTGCTCATAAGGCGCAGCTGGCTGCAGCCAGCAAACACGTTGAGAACTTATCCCAGCTACGCGACGCACTGACGTCGGACCTGAACGCTGTACTGGCAAAACAAGGTGGCGCCCAAAACCAGATTGACGATCTGACGACGCAGTTAACGCAAGCGACCGGTCAGCGTCAGTCTGTTGCCGAGCAATACCAACAGGCACGTGAGCAGCTCGCACTTCAGCAAGCTCGCAGCGAGTCTGCCGCTGAGACAATCAACGAGCTGGAAGCCCGGATGGCGCAGGAAAAAGCGGCAACCGATAACCTTCAGTCGCGGCTGCAATCCCTGAGTCATGAAAAGGAAAATCTGGTGTCCCGGCTGGAAGATGGCACCACCGTGATCAAGTTGCCGGAGAGCATCATGTTTAATTCCGGTTCTGCCAGAATCGGTAAAGCCGGCCGGCACACGCTGACGTTGCTCGCTGAGGCACTGAAAAGCTTTCCGGATCACCTGATCAGTATTCAGGGGCACAGCGACAGCCGCTCCATTGCTCCTGCCTTGCAGAGTTTGTATCCAACCAACTGGGAGTTATCGGCGTCACGGGCTGCGTCAGCGGTGCGCGTGTTGAGAGAGGCCGGTATCGATCCCAGCCGTATGCAGGCAGTGGGTTTTGCGGATACCCGACCGCTGGTTGAGGAAATCGATGCAGGCAGTCGTCGAAAAAACCGACGCATTGAGGTGCTGTTGTATCCGTCTCAGTTCAAGATAAAAGCCTACCAACCGGGCGGCCGTGAGCCGGCCCGGTAG
- the soxX gene encoding sulfur oxidation c-type cytochrome SoxX: MRKGLIFVCLTTLALSATPSAFAESTQADIDRGKELAFSRSDGNCLACHQMDDGKLTGNIGPALANMETRFPDREVLFKRLWDETQFNPVTVMPPFGRHTILSKEEINRVVDYLYTL; this comes from the coding sequence ATGCGTAAAGGGTTAATTTTCGTGTGTTTAACCACACTTGCACTGAGCGCTACACCGTCGGCGTTTGCGGAGTCGACCCAGGCCGACATTGATCGTGGCAAAGAGCTGGCATTCAGCCGCTCGGACGGGAATTGTCTGGCCTGCCATCAGATGGATGACGGCAAACTGACCGGTAATATTGGCCCGGCTCTGGCGAATATGGAAACGCGCTTTCCAGACCGGGAAGTGTTGTTTAAACGACTCTGGGACGAAACCCAGTTTAATCCGGTGACGGTGATGCCTCCATTCGGGCGTCACACGATCCTGAGTAAAGAAGAGATCAACCGGGTTGTCGATTATTTGTACACGCTTTAA
- the soxY gene encoding thiosulfate oxidation carrier protein SoxY, with protein MIDERRRGFLKGVLGVGVAGFALGSGIVPFRVEAAMAPSAADWPKKAFRTPGVDETISELYGMDAEESDKISVDLPTIAQNGAVVPVTVETTLPNVTGIALLVAENPNALAASFKIPEGTLPFVSNRLKMAETTDVVAVVISDGKAYKATKNVKVTVGGCGG; from the coding sequence GTGATTGACGAAAGACGAAGAGGCTTTTTGAAAGGAGTGCTGGGCGTGGGTGTTGCCGGCTTTGCACTGGGTTCCGGAATTGTACCGTTTCGAGTTGAGGCCGCTATGGCCCCCAGCGCAGCAGACTGGCCGAAAAAAGCGTTCCGCACGCCCGGCGTCGACGAAACAATTTCTGAACTGTATGGAATGGACGCTGAAGAGTCTGACAAGATTTCTGTGGACTTGCCAACCATCGCCCAGAACGGTGCCGTAGTGCCGGTAACGGTCGAAACTACACTGCCAAACGTGACAGGTATTGCACTGCTGGTTGCGGAGAACCCGAATGCTTTAGCGGCGTCGTTCAAGATCCCGGAGGGCACGCTACCGTTTGTATCCAACCGGCTGAAGATGGCCGAGACCACGGATGTCGTGGCGGTGGTTATTTCTGACGGCAAGGCCTACAAGGCCACCAAGAATGTGAAAGTGACCGTTGGCGGCTGCGGTGGCTGA
- a CDS encoding YebG family protein, translating into MAVQAVYFSDRDGLDMALKNPETMLFTSKADADARDKILELAEEIQVFLARKVEGLGDDMAEKCAMAIAEDKDLFQRALKKPELLNAAQE; encoded by the coding sequence ATGGCGGTACAAGCAGTCTATTTTTCCGATAGGGACGGCCTGGATATGGCACTAAAAAACCCTGAGACCATGCTTTTCACATCAAAAGCAGACGCCGATGCCAGAGATAAAATACTGGAACTGGCGGAAGAAATTCAGGTTTTCCTGGCCCGGAAAGTTGAGGGCCTGGGCGATGACATGGCCGAAAAATGCGCCATGGCCATCGCCGAGGACAAAGATCTCTTTCAGAGAGCTCTGAAAAAGCCCGAACTCCTGAACGCTGCTCAGGAATAA
- a CDS encoding YbcC family protein: protein MMDSSAAVSATVMDDSGFQSAITRACELIAPIWPLDSWIAVNPFWGLRDLPVKRAERMLEQRANFSFLMPAAFYREAWEGGRISDSDLQESLDESGIQSGLQPLFDLLKRGEQAGESFRFSILDVFPESAEGVKASDAVCDEIGRLCGAFFDARQARWSASGSRDGQGGFFEFWLEAARQDLSLDYRTGIAGAREQLKAFPEARLQAVEKAVALINLSADELEVLCHNLLMRVLGWASWSSGVDWRAGLAGDDSEARESLLSALLVWESVALECASVDQIAARAEAWGKVRRTLQRGGADGSGGLDAANDPEEKLLWIWQRAYEIGYQRALMHIIRERPGKESDVKISETEIDIQAVFCIDVRSEVMRRHLENNSPQVRTLGFAGFFGLPVSHQSHGPFSEVQRLPGLLAPAYRLIDTEGSSEGDNALNRELDQREITRESVRNAKYSSLSTFTLVETTGLAWAWKLFKDSIHQKNVGKPVKPGSLKGTLVHHLGGDPLAVPEKVKLVAGFLQGMSLTRNFAPLLVFVGHGTQTDNNPNHAGMACGACGGQSGGVNARLAAALFNDLQVREGLAAEGIHIPDTTLAVAAEHCTVTDEVTLFDQESVPASHRALLLELQASFLSAGREARKERATPLKLNGLEDKELLVAMHQRAVDWSEVRPEWGLANNAAIIFAKRDLTRGKNLSGRVFLHDYDPDLDTEGQVLEALMSAPMMVANWINLQYFASVTAPEVYGAGNKLLHSVVGGNLGVIEGNGTDLRIGLPLQSVHDGIYWRHEPLRLTVLIDAPRERIQAIVDRQPDVARLVRNQWLWLHRMLPGGEQERFDKGVWHSCSGYS, encoded by the coding sequence ATGATGGATTCCAGCGCAGCTGTATCCGCAACCGTTATGGACGATAGTGGTTTTCAGAGCGCCATAACACGGGCCTGTGAGTTGATTGCGCCGATCTGGCCACTAGACAGCTGGATTGCTGTTAACCCTTTCTGGGGGCTTCGTGATCTGCCGGTAAAGCGCGCCGAGCGCATGTTGGAGCAAAGAGCCAACTTTTCCTTCCTTATGCCGGCAGCGTTTTACCGTGAGGCTTGGGAGGGTGGCAGGATTTCTGATTCGGACTTGCAGGAGAGCCTGGACGAGAGCGGCATACAATCCGGCCTTCAGCCACTGTTCGATCTGCTGAAGCGTGGCGAACAGGCTGGGGAGTCCTTTCGCTTCTCGATTCTTGATGTGTTTCCGGAAAGCGCAGAAGGCGTTAAGGCTTCCGATGCGGTGTGCGATGAAATCGGACGTCTTTGTGGCGCATTTTTTGACGCACGCCAGGCCCGTTGGTCGGCATCCGGAAGCCGAGACGGCCAAGGTGGGTTCTTTGAATTCTGGCTTGAAGCCGCGCGGCAAGACCTTTCGCTGGACTACAGAACGGGTATTGCCGGAGCTCGCGAACAGCTCAAGGCATTTCCTGAGGCCCGGTTACAGGCCGTAGAAAAAGCTGTAGCCCTGATTAACCTGAGCGCTGACGAACTGGAGGTGCTTTGCCATAATCTGCTGATGCGGGTGCTTGGCTGGGCCTCATGGAGCAGCGGCGTGGACTGGCGCGCAGGCCTTGCTGGAGATGACTCCGAAGCAAGAGAGTCCCTGCTTTCCGCTTTGCTGGTGTGGGAGTCTGTTGCACTTGAATGTGCATCGGTTGACCAGATTGCGGCGAGGGCAGAGGCGTGGGGGAAAGTTCGCCGGACTCTGCAAAGAGGCGGCGCCGATGGCTCCGGTGGTCTGGATGCTGCGAACGACCCGGAAGAAAAGCTGCTCTGGATCTGGCAGCGTGCCTATGAGATCGGGTATCAGCGGGCGCTCATGCATATAATTCGTGAGCGCCCTGGCAAAGAATCCGACGTCAAGATTTCAGAGACTGAAATTGATATTCAGGCGGTTTTTTGTATCGACGTGCGCTCCGAGGTGATGAGGCGCCATCTGGAGAACAACAGCCCTCAGGTGCGCACATTGGGGTTTGCCGGCTTCTTTGGTTTGCCTGTTTCACATCAGAGCCACGGCCCCTTTTCAGAGGTCCAGCGATTACCCGGGCTGCTGGCACCGGCGTACCGGCTGATTGACACTGAGGGCAGTTCCGAAGGTGATAACGCGCTGAATCGCGAGCTTGATCAACGGGAAATAACCAGGGAATCCGTGCGCAATGCCAAGTACAGCAGCCTTTCGACCTTCACCCTGGTGGAGACCACGGGCCTCGCATGGGCCTGGAAGCTTTTCAAAGACAGTATTCATCAGAAGAATGTCGGAAAGCCCGTAAAGCCGGGCTCGTTAAAAGGCACTCTGGTACACCATCTCGGAGGCGACCCTCTGGCAGTACCAGAGAAGGTTAAGCTGGTCGCGGGTTTTCTGCAGGGAATGTCCCTGACTCGCAACTTTGCTCCCTTGCTTGTGTTCGTTGGCCACGGCACACAAACAGACAATAACCCTAATCATGCAGGTATGGCCTGCGGTGCCTGCGGTGGCCAGAGCGGTGGTGTGAACGCACGGCTGGCAGCTGCACTTTTTAATGACTTGCAGGTACGCGAAGGTCTTGCAGCAGAGGGTATTCACATACCGGACACTACCTTGGCGGTTGCGGCAGAGCACTGCACGGTAACGGATGAGGTAACGCTGTTTGATCAGGAGTCTGTGCCAGCTTCTCACCGGGCATTGCTTTTGGAACTGCAGGCCTCGTTTCTGAGTGCCGGACGAGAGGCAAGAAAGGAAAGGGCAACACCGCTGAAGCTCAATGGGCTTGAAGACAAAGAACTGCTGGTTGCTATGCACCAGAGAGCTGTGGATTGGTCAGAGGTTCGGCCTGAGTGGGGCCTTGCAAATAATGCCGCCATTATTTTCGCAAAGCGGGATTTAACCCGGGGAAAGAATCTGTCGGGCAGAGTGTTTCTGCATGACTATGATCCTGATCTGGACACCGAGGGCCAGGTTTTGGAGGCGCTGATGTCGGCGCCCATGATGGTGGCAAACTGGATCAACCTTCAGTATTTCGCGTCGGTTACGGCACCGGAAGTTTATGGCGCCGGGAACAAGCTGCTGCACTCCGTGGTTGGCGGAAACCTTGGTGTTATTGAAGGGAACGGAACAGATCTGCGTATTGGCCTGCCATTACAGTCCGTGCACGATGGCATCTACTGGCGCCATGAACCGCTTCGTCTCACCGTTTTGATTGATGCCCCCAGGGAGCGCATTCAAGCAATTGTTGACCGCCAGCCTGATGTTGCACGGTTAGTCCGCAATCAGTGGCTGTGGCTGCACAGAATGCTTCCCGGGGGTGAGCAGGAGCGGTTTGATAAGGGGGTATGGCACAGCTGCTCAGGTTATTCCTGA
- the soxA gene encoding sulfur oxidation c-type cytochrome SoxA, which translates to MLKAKVILVALGAALVVPQALAGSSPEEDRKEVVEYFKQRFPDVPFKEFVNGQYALDDDRRSQWESLQDFPPYEFAVADGKEMFETAFANGKSYASCFENGGIGVRQNYPYFDTEKKEVITLELAINRCREDNGEKPLRYKKGDIASISAYMASTSQGKEFDIKVPDEPAALAAYQDGKEFYYSRRGQLNFSCASCHVQNAGNWIRADLLSPTLGQPSNFPVHRSKWGELGTLHRRFAGCNNNVRAEPLPAQGTEYRNLEYFLTYMSNGLPVVGPATRP; encoded by the coding sequence ATGCTTAAAGCAAAAGTCATCCTGGTCGCCTTGGGCGCAGCACTGGTCGTGCCACAGGCACTGGCGGGAAGCTCGCCGGAAGAAGACCGGAAAGAAGTGGTTGAGTATTTCAAGCAAAGGTTCCCCGATGTTCCGTTCAAGGAATTCGTCAACGGCCAGTACGCACTGGATGACGATCGACGGTCCCAATGGGAATCGCTGCAGGATTTTCCACCCTATGAGTTCGCGGTAGCGGACGGTAAAGAGATGTTCGAGACCGCTTTTGCCAATGGCAAGTCCTACGCGAGCTGTTTTGAAAATGGCGGCATCGGTGTACGCCAGAACTATCCCTACTTTGATACGGAGAAGAAAGAAGTTATCACGCTTGAGCTGGCCATCAACCGCTGTCGGGAGGACAACGGTGAGAAGCCCCTTAGATACAAGAAAGGTGACATTGCCTCTATCTCGGCCTACATGGCCTCTACCTCTCAAGGTAAAGAGTTCGATATCAAGGTTCCGGATGAGCCTGCGGCCCTGGCGGCCTATCAGGATGGCAAGGAATTCTATTATAGCCGAAGGGGGCAGCTGAACTTTTCCTGCGCCAGCTGCCACGTACAGAACGCCGGCAACTGGATACGTGCAGACTTGCTGTCGCCGACGCTGGGGCAACCGTCGAACTTCCCGGTTCACCGTTCCAAGTGGGGCGAGCTGGGCACTTTGCATCGGCGTTTCGCCGGGTGCAATAACAACGTTCGCGCCGAGCCATTACCGGCTCAAGGCACGGAGTACAGAAATCTTGAGTACTTCCTGACCTACATGAGCAACGGCCTGCCAGTGGTTGGCCCGGCCACCCGTCCATAA
- a CDS encoding MBL fold metallo-hydrolase — protein MSYFTSKIVGFLLTLAGGSIVFPGMVLAESDSPYPDISVPFGPESVNADNVYYFKGQSGVPSGANEGFTSNAGFVITEDGVVVFDALGTPSLAAAMIREIQKLTDQPVIHVVVSHYHADHIYGLQAFRELTDADIIAQESSNLYITSPDARQRLEQRQQALGPWVNEKTRVIPPDVTFKDETFLESGSYKFSIYHAGPAHAPDDSMMMVEPGGVLFSGDIIQNGRVPFLNSDEVDTGNWMKAIEKVRKLEPKVLIPGHGRASPNAMEALDFTYNYLSFVRSKMKDAVENWVPFEDAYQQTDWSSYESLPAFDASNKANAYRVYLDMEKTALGSE, from the coding sequence ATGAGCTATTTCACCAGTAAAATTGTTGGTTTTTTGCTCACCCTGGCCGGGGGATCGATTGTTTTCCCGGGAATGGTTCTGGCCGAATCTGATTCGCCCTACCCGGACATCTCAGTCCCTTTTGGCCCGGAATCGGTAAACGCTGATAATGTTTACTATTTTAAAGGTCAGTCTGGAGTACCCAGTGGAGCCAACGAGGGCTTTACCTCGAATGCAGGATTCGTGATAACCGAAGATGGAGTGGTGGTCTTTGATGCCTTGGGAACACCGAGCCTGGCCGCCGCCATGATCCGGGAAATACAGAAGCTGACTGACCAGCCCGTGATCCACGTAGTGGTCAGTCATTACCACGCCGACCACATATACGGCCTTCAGGCATTCCGTGAATTGACTGATGCCGATATCATCGCTCAGGAAAGCTCCAACCTTTACATCACCAGCCCTGACGCTAGACAACGCCTTGAGCAACGACAGCAGGCTCTGGGCCCCTGGGTTAATGAAAAAACGCGGGTGATTCCGCCGGATGTCACGTTCAAGGATGAAACATTCCTGGAATCCGGTTCGTATAAGTTCAGCATCTACCACGCAGGACCCGCCCATGCGCCGGACGACAGCATGATGATGGTTGAACCCGGGGGTGTGCTGTTTTCGGGAGATATTATTCAGAACGGCAGGGTCCCGTTTCTGAACAGCGACGAAGTTGATACCGGAAACTGGATGAAGGCTATCGAAAAGGTCCGGAAACTGGAGCCAAAGGTACTGATACCCGGCCACGGGCGTGCTTCCCCGAACGCAATGGAAGCTCTGGATTTTACTTACAATTACCTGTCATTCGTGCGCAGTAAGATGAAAGACGCCGTGGAAAACTGGGTGCCTTTTGAGGATGCCTATCAGCAAACAGACTGGTCCAGCTATGAGTCGCTGCCGGCTTTTGATGCATCAAACAAGGCGAATGCCTATCGGGTTTACCTGGACATGGAAAAAACTGCTCTCGGGAGTGAATGA
- a CDS encoding c-type cytochrome, with amino-acid sequence MFRFEKTARVLIGFGSGVLLVTLAVVSHAEPAGHYGYGEPATEDQIAGWDIDIRPDGTGLPEGSGSVDDGMNVFETQCSSCHGAFGEGMGRFPKLAGGDGSLAQDRPEKTVGSYWPYASTLWDYIHRAMPFFAPQSLTDDQVYALTAYVLNLNYIVDGDFVANKDTLPKVKMPNEDGFIWEDPRPRIQNERCMKDCRGEVEIKDSAVGKNLTPSTTGPLDEGLTE; translated from the coding sequence ATGTTCAGGTTTGAAAAAACGGCGCGAGTCTTGATCGGTTTCGGTTCCGGGGTGCTGTTAGTCACGCTGGCCGTGGTTAGTCATGCCGAACCAGCCGGGCACTACGGCTATGGCGAGCCCGCAACCGAGGATCAGATTGCCGGGTGGGATATTGATATTCGTCCGGATGGAACAGGACTGCCGGAAGGCAGCGGCTCTGTGGACGATGGCATGAATGTCTTCGAAACCCAGTGCTCATCCTGTCACGGCGCCTTCGGAGAAGGTATGGGGCGGTTTCCCAAGCTAGCCGGCGGCGATGGGAGCCTGGCGCAAGATCGCCCGGAAAAGACGGTGGGTAGCTATTGGCCTTATGCCAGCACTCTCTGGGATTACATCCACAGGGCCATGCCGTTCTTTGCGCCGCAGTCTCTGACTGACGATCAGGTGTACGCCTTGACAGCTTATGTTCTCAACTTGAACTACATCGTGGACGGAGATTTTGTCGCCAATAAGGACACATTGCCCAAGGTAAAAATGCCCAACGAAGATGGCTTTATCTGGGAAGACCCGCGCCCACGGATCCAAAATGAACGCTGCATGAAAGATTGCAGGGGTGAGGTGGAGATTAAAGATTCGGCAGTGGGCAAGAACCTGACACCAAGCACGACTGGCCCGCTCGACGAAGGGCTTACTGAGTAA